In a single window of the Clarias gariepinus isolate MV-2021 ecotype Netherlands chromosome 16, CGAR_prim_01v2, whole genome shotgun sequence genome:
- the pecam1a gene encoding platelet endothelial cell adhesion molecule isoform X2 produces MACWPLWLTVVLICFLTLWQDAKAQPTFTIDLVELTILPGTKVQSGSNLTLYCKVSVSQNTQLIHTLMFLKDETVIYSKNTSDSLLEYSLVPARAGHSGNYKCQVQIFSKERSSKSQRLTVTGLQTPKLKVQAKTVTEGDTHAVTCSAPEEIGGLYFIFYKNDEEFFSGPNKDNTVTLPVKFDSPGKFSFYCKYTLMLHPLAGSSTNSNIVNILVRELEITPSIRISPNTAVVEGDRVHIYCNVSGYSRKDIEVFLTKDTVLLKLDKSFSYSFEVTANASGEYVCKIERDNVQKSSKAKLQVAELFSRPVLTMTPNDVFEDQQFNLSCRSYNISKKQIAPTDVKYSLYKDEKLLTAGHIFSTSASKVSSGNYYCKAEAKGITKASTPLVIKVKVPVSAPVIRTKGKMIIGQQFQLQCESQYGAFPITYTLLKFQKEMKQITLTGPNRIASFNITLSYKNESHSFSCIAENAGGRYKKSSSFLNEPVIETVSIPDLTYDTKDYMVTEGVRLSLICSVQQGTLPITFTWYRSGVAKPLNTTKISKKQGVYIIKSITRENEGRYYCHASNGADVTKSSLQVTIRVNLANWKKALVGVSCILLLVLVVIILIIFLKKAHTPQRRKRAVELSVKPARTKSNDPMRVSLTLDIEDNTTATPGIMGRNVWSDHVSSSESDEEKDNEESEKPQHGGEPLIQNVDNGGGHVMHDTDTVKGEFPDTTQDESDQVHTDPEYVQLNSCQQEPE; encoded by the exons CTTTCACCATTGACTTGGTGGAGCTGACCATCCTCCCAGGAACCAAAGTGCAAAGTGGCAGCAACTTAACCCTCTATTGTAAAGTCAGTGTCAGCCAGAATACACAACTCATACACACGCTGATGTTCCTGAAGGATGAGACAGTGATTTACTCCAAAAACACCAGTGACTCTTTGCTGGAGTACAGCCTAGTCCCAGCCAGGGCTGGTCACTCAGGCAATTACAAATGCCAAGTCCAAATCTTCTCAAAGGAGAGGAGCAGCAAGTCACAGAGACTCACTGTAACAG GCCTGCAGACACCAAAGCTGAAAGTACAGGCCAAAACTGTGACTGAGGGTGATACACATGCTGTCACATGCAGTGCACCAGAGGAGATCGGTGGCTTGTATTTCATCTTTTACAAGAACGATGAAGAGTTTTTCTCTGGCCCTAACAAAGACAATACAGTAACGCTTCCAGTAAAATTTGATAGCCCAGGAAAATtctcattttactgtaaatacacgCTTATGCTACATCCCCTTGCAGGCAGCTCAACCAACAGCAACATTGTGAACATCTTAGTTCGAG AACTGGAAATAACACCATCAATAAGAATTTCCCCCAATACAGCTGTTGTGGAGGGGGACCGGGTGCACATTTACTGCAATGTTTCAGGTTACTCCCGAAAAGACATAGAAGTCTTCCTCACCAAAGACACTGTGTTACTTAAACTCGATAAATCATTCAGTTACAGCTTTGAGGTAACAGCAAATGCCTCTGGAGAATATGTATGCAAAATTGAAAGGGATAATGTTCAGAAGAGCTCCAAGGCCAAGCTGCAGGTAGCAG AGTTGTTCTCAAGACCTGTTCTAACTATGACTCCAAATGATGTGTTCGAGGACCAACAATTCAACCTGAGCTGCAGAAGTTATAATATCTCTAAAAAGCAAATCGCTCCTACAGATGTGAAGTACAGTCTGTATAAAGACGAGAAACTTCTAACAGCTGGACACATCTTCAGCACTTCAGCAAGTAAAGTCAGCAGTGGAAATTATTACTGTAAGGCTGAAGCTAAGGGCATCACCAAAGCCAGCACACCATTGGTTATTAAAGTTAAAG TTCCTGTTTCAGCTCCAGTCATTCGCACGAAAGGAAAGATGATCATAGGACAGCAGTTTCAGCTCCAGTGTGAGAGTCAATATGGAGCGTTTCCTATCACCTACACCTTACTGAAGTTCCAAAaggaaatgaaacaaattacaCTGACTGGTCCTAATCGTATTGCTTCATTCAACATCACTCTCAGTTACAAAAATGAGAGCCACAGCTTCAGCTGCATAGCTGAGAACGCGGGGGGACGCTACAAAAAATCTAGTTCATTTCTCAATGAACCAGTCATAG AAACTGTGTCCATACCAGACTTGACTTATGACACTAAGGATTACATGGTGACCGAAGGTGTGAGACTCAGTCTCATCTGCAGTGTGCAGCAAGGAACATTACCGATAACCTTCACTTGGTACCGCAGTGGAGTTGCAAAGCCACTGAACACCACAAAGATTAGCAAAAAACAGGGAGTTTACATCATCAAGTCCATAACCCGTGAAAATGAAGGAAGATACTACTGCCACGCTTCCAATGGTGCGGATGTGACAAAGAGCAGTCTTCAGGTCACCATCAGAG TGAACTTGGCAAACTGGAAGAAGGCTCTCGTTGGTGTGTCCTGTATACTACTTTTGGTGCTCGTTGTCATTATTCTTATCATTTTTCTCAAGAAAGCACATACTCCACagagaagaaaaagagcagTTGAGTTGTCTGT AAAGCCTGCAAGGACTAAGTCTAACGATCCCATGAGGGTGAGTCTGACTCTTGACATTGAGGACAATACTACAG CCACTCCTGGTATTATGGGCCGAAACGTGTGGAGCGACCATGTATCAAGCTCAG AATCTGATGAAGAGAAGGACAACGAAGAGTCTGAGAAACCTCAACATGGTGGTGAACCACTCATACAGAATGTGGACAATGGAGGAG GGCATGTTATGCATGATACAGACACAGTGAAAGGTGAATTCCCAGACACCACACAAG ATGAATCAGATCAAGTGCAT ACTGATCCAGAGTATGTCCAGCTTAACAGCTGTCAACAGGAACCTGAGTAG
- the pecam1a gene encoding platelet endothelial cell adhesion molecule isoform X1 produces MACWPLWLTVVLICFLTLWQDAKAQPTFTIDLVELTILPGTKVQSGSNLTLYCKVSVSQNTQLIHTLMFLKDETVIYSKNTSDSLLEYSLVPARAGHSGNYKCQVQIFSKERSSKSQRLTVTGLQTPKLKVQAKTVTEGDTHAVTCSAPEEIGGLYFIFYKNDEEFFSGPNKDNTVTLPVKFDSPGKFSFYCKYTLMLHPLAGSSTNSNIVNILVRELEITPSIRISPNTAVVEGDRVHIYCNVSGYSRKDIEVFLTKDTVLLKLDKSFSYSFEVTANASGEYVCKIERDNVQKSSKAKLQVAELFSRPVLTMTPNDVFEDQQFNLSCRSYNISKKQIAPTDVKYSLYKDEKLLTAGHIFSTSASKVSSGNYYCKAEAKGITKASTPLVIKVKVPVSAPVIRTKGKMIIGQQFQLQCESQYGAFPITYTLLKFQKEMKQITLTGPNRIASFNITLSYKNESHSFSCIAENAGGRYKKSSSFLNEPVIETVSIPDLTYDTKDYMVTEGVRLSLICSVQQGTLPITFTWYRSGVAKPLNTTKISKKQGVYIIKSITRENEGRYYCHASNGADVTKSSLQVTIRVNLANWKKALVGVSCILLLVLVVIILIIFLKKAHTPQRRKRAVELSVKPARTKSNDPMRVSLTLDIEDNTTGNATPGIMGRNVWSDHVSSSESDEEKDNEESEKPQHGGEPLIQNVDNGGGHVMHDTDTVKGEFPDTTQDESDQVHTDPEYVQLNSCQQEPE; encoded by the exons CTTTCACCATTGACTTGGTGGAGCTGACCATCCTCCCAGGAACCAAAGTGCAAAGTGGCAGCAACTTAACCCTCTATTGTAAAGTCAGTGTCAGCCAGAATACACAACTCATACACACGCTGATGTTCCTGAAGGATGAGACAGTGATTTACTCCAAAAACACCAGTGACTCTTTGCTGGAGTACAGCCTAGTCCCAGCCAGGGCTGGTCACTCAGGCAATTACAAATGCCAAGTCCAAATCTTCTCAAAGGAGAGGAGCAGCAAGTCACAGAGACTCACTGTAACAG GCCTGCAGACACCAAAGCTGAAAGTACAGGCCAAAACTGTGACTGAGGGTGATACACATGCTGTCACATGCAGTGCACCAGAGGAGATCGGTGGCTTGTATTTCATCTTTTACAAGAACGATGAAGAGTTTTTCTCTGGCCCTAACAAAGACAATACAGTAACGCTTCCAGTAAAATTTGATAGCCCAGGAAAATtctcattttactgtaaatacacgCTTATGCTACATCCCCTTGCAGGCAGCTCAACCAACAGCAACATTGTGAACATCTTAGTTCGAG AACTGGAAATAACACCATCAATAAGAATTTCCCCCAATACAGCTGTTGTGGAGGGGGACCGGGTGCACATTTACTGCAATGTTTCAGGTTACTCCCGAAAAGACATAGAAGTCTTCCTCACCAAAGACACTGTGTTACTTAAACTCGATAAATCATTCAGTTACAGCTTTGAGGTAACAGCAAATGCCTCTGGAGAATATGTATGCAAAATTGAAAGGGATAATGTTCAGAAGAGCTCCAAGGCCAAGCTGCAGGTAGCAG AGTTGTTCTCAAGACCTGTTCTAACTATGACTCCAAATGATGTGTTCGAGGACCAACAATTCAACCTGAGCTGCAGAAGTTATAATATCTCTAAAAAGCAAATCGCTCCTACAGATGTGAAGTACAGTCTGTATAAAGACGAGAAACTTCTAACAGCTGGACACATCTTCAGCACTTCAGCAAGTAAAGTCAGCAGTGGAAATTATTACTGTAAGGCTGAAGCTAAGGGCATCACCAAAGCCAGCACACCATTGGTTATTAAAGTTAAAG TTCCTGTTTCAGCTCCAGTCATTCGCACGAAAGGAAAGATGATCATAGGACAGCAGTTTCAGCTCCAGTGTGAGAGTCAATATGGAGCGTTTCCTATCACCTACACCTTACTGAAGTTCCAAAaggaaatgaaacaaattacaCTGACTGGTCCTAATCGTATTGCTTCATTCAACATCACTCTCAGTTACAAAAATGAGAGCCACAGCTTCAGCTGCATAGCTGAGAACGCGGGGGGACGCTACAAAAAATCTAGTTCATTTCTCAATGAACCAGTCATAG AAACTGTGTCCATACCAGACTTGACTTATGACACTAAGGATTACATGGTGACCGAAGGTGTGAGACTCAGTCTCATCTGCAGTGTGCAGCAAGGAACATTACCGATAACCTTCACTTGGTACCGCAGTGGAGTTGCAAAGCCACTGAACACCACAAAGATTAGCAAAAAACAGGGAGTTTACATCATCAAGTCCATAACCCGTGAAAATGAAGGAAGATACTACTGCCACGCTTCCAATGGTGCGGATGTGACAAAGAGCAGTCTTCAGGTCACCATCAGAG TGAACTTGGCAAACTGGAAGAAGGCTCTCGTTGGTGTGTCCTGTATACTACTTTTGGTGCTCGTTGTCATTATTCTTATCATTTTTCTCAAGAAAGCACATACTCCACagagaagaaaaagagcagTTGAGTTGTCTGT AAAGCCTGCAAGGACTAAGTCTAACGATCCCATGAGGGTGAGTCTGACTCTTGACATTGAGGACAATACTACAGGAAATG CCACTCCTGGTATTATGGGCCGAAACGTGTGGAGCGACCATGTATCAAGCTCAG AATCTGATGAAGAGAAGGACAACGAAGAGTCTGAGAAACCTCAACATGGTGGTGAACCACTCATACAGAATGTGGACAATGGAGGAG GGCATGTTATGCATGATACAGACACAGTGAAAGGTGAATTCCCAGACACCACACAAG ATGAATCAGATCAAGTGCAT ACTGATCCAGAGTATGTCCAGCTTAACAGCTGTCAACAGGAACCTGAGTAG
- the pecam1a gene encoding platelet endothelial cell adhesion molecule isoform X3 encodes MACWPLWLTVVLICFLTLWQDAKAQPTFTIDLVELTILPGTKVQSGSNLTLYCKVSVSQNTQLIHTLMFLKDETVIYSKNTSDSLLEYSLVPARAGHSGNYKCQVQIFSKERSSKSQRLTVTGLQTPKLKVQAKTVTEGDTHAVTCSAPEEIGGLYFIFYKNDEEFFSGPNKDNTVTLPVKFDSPGKFSFYCKYTLMLHPLAGSSTNSNIVNILVRELEITPSIRISPNTAVVEGDRVHIYCNVSGYSRKDIEVFLTKDTVLLKLDKSFSYSFEVTANASGEYVCKIERDNVQKSSKAKLQVAELFSRPVLTMTPNDVFEDQQFNLSCRSYNISKKQIAPTDVKYSLYKDEKLLTAGHIFSTSASKVSSGNYYCKAEAKGITKASTPLVIKVKVPVSAPVIRTKGKMIIGQQFQLQCESQYGAFPITYTLLKFQKEMKQITLTGPNRIASFNITLSYKNESHSFSCIAENAGGRYKKSSSFLNEPVIETVSIPDLTYDTKDYMVTEGVRLSLICSVQQGTLPITFTWYRSGVAKPLNTTKISKKQGVYIIKSITRENEGRYYCHASNGADVTKSSLQVTIRVNLANWKKALVGVSCILLLVLVVIILIIFLKKAHTPQRRKRAVELSVKPARTKSNDPMRPLLVLWAETCGATMYQAQNLMKRRTTKSLRNLNMVVNHSYRMWTMEEGMLCMIQTQ; translated from the exons CTTTCACCATTGACTTGGTGGAGCTGACCATCCTCCCAGGAACCAAAGTGCAAAGTGGCAGCAACTTAACCCTCTATTGTAAAGTCAGTGTCAGCCAGAATACACAACTCATACACACGCTGATGTTCCTGAAGGATGAGACAGTGATTTACTCCAAAAACACCAGTGACTCTTTGCTGGAGTACAGCCTAGTCCCAGCCAGGGCTGGTCACTCAGGCAATTACAAATGCCAAGTCCAAATCTTCTCAAAGGAGAGGAGCAGCAAGTCACAGAGACTCACTGTAACAG GCCTGCAGACACCAAAGCTGAAAGTACAGGCCAAAACTGTGACTGAGGGTGATACACATGCTGTCACATGCAGTGCACCAGAGGAGATCGGTGGCTTGTATTTCATCTTTTACAAGAACGATGAAGAGTTTTTCTCTGGCCCTAACAAAGACAATACAGTAACGCTTCCAGTAAAATTTGATAGCCCAGGAAAATtctcattttactgtaaatacacgCTTATGCTACATCCCCTTGCAGGCAGCTCAACCAACAGCAACATTGTGAACATCTTAGTTCGAG AACTGGAAATAACACCATCAATAAGAATTTCCCCCAATACAGCTGTTGTGGAGGGGGACCGGGTGCACATTTACTGCAATGTTTCAGGTTACTCCCGAAAAGACATAGAAGTCTTCCTCACCAAAGACACTGTGTTACTTAAACTCGATAAATCATTCAGTTACAGCTTTGAGGTAACAGCAAATGCCTCTGGAGAATATGTATGCAAAATTGAAAGGGATAATGTTCAGAAGAGCTCCAAGGCCAAGCTGCAGGTAGCAG AGTTGTTCTCAAGACCTGTTCTAACTATGACTCCAAATGATGTGTTCGAGGACCAACAATTCAACCTGAGCTGCAGAAGTTATAATATCTCTAAAAAGCAAATCGCTCCTACAGATGTGAAGTACAGTCTGTATAAAGACGAGAAACTTCTAACAGCTGGACACATCTTCAGCACTTCAGCAAGTAAAGTCAGCAGTGGAAATTATTACTGTAAGGCTGAAGCTAAGGGCATCACCAAAGCCAGCACACCATTGGTTATTAAAGTTAAAG TTCCTGTTTCAGCTCCAGTCATTCGCACGAAAGGAAAGATGATCATAGGACAGCAGTTTCAGCTCCAGTGTGAGAGTCAATATGGAGCGTTTCCTATCACCTACACCTTACTGAAGTTCCAAAaggaaatgaaacaaattacaCTGACTGGTCCTAATCGTATTGCTTCATTCAACATCACTCTCAGTTACAAAAATGAGAGCCACAGCTTCAGCTGCATAGCTGAGAACGCGGGGGGACGCTACAAAAAATCTAGTTCATTTCTCAATGAACCAGTCATAG AAACTGTGTCCATACCAGACTTGACTTATGACACTAAGGATTACATGGTGACCGAAGGTGTGAGACTCAGTCTCATCTGCAGTGTGCAGCAAGGAACATTACCGATAACCTTCACTTGGTACCGCAGTGGAGTTGCAAAGCCACTGAACACCACAAAGATTAGCAAAAAACAGGGAGTTTACATCATCAAGTCCATAACCCGTGAAAATGAAGGAAGATACTACTGCCACGCTTCCAATGGTGCGGATGTGACAAAGAGCAGTCTTCAGGTCACCATCAGAG TGAACTTGGCAAACTGGAAGAAGGCTCTCGTTGGTGTGTCCTGTATACTACTTTTGGTGCTCGTTGTCATTATTCTTATCATTTTTCTCAAGAAAGCACATACTCCACagagaagaaaaagagcagTTGAGTTGTCTGT AAAGCCTGCAAGGACTAAGTCTAACGATCCCATGAGG CCACTCCTGGTATTATGGGCCGAAACGTGTGGAGCGACCATGTATCAAGCTCAG AATCTGATGAAGAGAAGGACAACGAAGAGTCTGAGAAACCTCAACATGGTGGTGAACCACTCATACAGAATGTGGACAATGGAGGAG GGCATGTTATGCATGATACAGACACAGTGA